A DNA window from Myxococcota bacterium contains the following coding sequences:
- a CDS encoding sigma 54-interacting transcriptional regulator → MGDEIDRLRTENDFHRRLLDLSTERDVERFLREALVLVLELTGATRGYLELREPRLAPTEPVWWMSQGCGPEEVADIRRSLSRGIIAEAIATQATIATSSALLDPRFGGRESVRASGIEAVLCAPIGRDPVQGVVYLAGATRGESWSETERGWVELFARHLAPLAHSLLERQPQEAQGDALAAVPASFSYEGVVGRSEALAAALGQAALLAPLDVPVLLTGESGTGKSQLAELIHRNSPRRAGPFVEINCATLPQDLIESELFGALAGAHSTARRPQRGKVSTAEGGTLFLDEIAEIPHHAQAKLLQLIQSKQYYALGSAEPSFADVRVIAATNTDLARALAERRFREDLYFRLSVMPIRMPTVAERTGDVAALARHLADQACRKHGFARLELSPRAVRAVETAEWPGNVRQLSNAVEAAAIRANGQRALRIEVSHLFPGAAGAERDLEPEATTFQEATREFQRALLQKTLRETHWNVSETARRLDLVRSHVYTLMDAFGIERGK, encoded by the coding sequence ATGGGCGATGAGATCGATCGGCTGCGAACCGAGAACGACTTTCATCGCCGGCTGCTCGACCTCTCGACCGAGCGCGACGTCGAGCGCTTCCTGCGCGAGGCGCTGGTGCTGGTGCTCGAGCTGACGGGCGCGACGCGCGGCTACCTCGAGCTGCGCGAGCCCCGCCTCGCGCCGACCGAGCCGGTGTGGTGGATGAGCCAGGGCTGCGGGCCGGAAGAGGTCGCCGACATCCGCCGCAGCTTGTCGCGCGGCATCATCGCCGAGGCGATCGCCACGCAGGCCACGATTGCCACCTCCTCGGCGCTGCTCGATCCGCGCTTCGGCGGGCGCGAGAGCGTGCGCGCCAGCGGGATCGAGGCCGTGCTGTGCGCGCCGATCGGCCGCGATCCGGTGCAGGGCGTGGTGTACCTGGCGGGTGCCACGCGCGGCGAGTCGTGGTCGGAGACCGAGCGCGGCTGGGTCGAGCTGTTCGCGCGCCACCTGGCGCCGCTCGCGCACTCGCTGCTCGAGCGCCAGCCGCAGGAGGCGCAAGGCGACGCGCTCGCGGCCGTGCCGGCGTCGTTCTCCTATGAGGGCGTCGTGGGCCGCAGCGAGGCACTCGCAGCGGCGCTCGGCCAGGCCGCGCTGCTCGCGCCGCTCGACGTCCCCGTCCTGTTGACCGGTGAGTCGGGCACGGGCAAGAGTCAGCTGGCCGAGCTGATCCACCGCAACAGCCCGCGCCGCGCCGGGCCGTTCGTGGAGATCAACTGCGCGACGCTCCCGCAGGACCTGATCGAGAGTGAGTTGTTCGGCGCGCTCGCGGGCGCACACTCGACCGCGCGCCGCCCGCAGCGCGGCAAGGTGTCCACGGCGGAAGGCGGCACGCTGTTTCTCGACGAGATCGCCGAGATTCCGCACCACGCGCAAGCGAAGCTCTTGCAGCTCATCCAGTCGAAGCAGTACTACGCGCTCGGCTCGGCCGAGCCGTCGTTCGCCGACGTGCGCGTGATCGCTGCCACCAACACCGACCTCGCGCGCGCGCTCGCAGAACGGCGCTTCCGCGAGGACCTCTACTTCCGGCTGTCGGTCATGCCGATCCGCATGCCGACCGTGGCCGAGCGCACCGGTGACGTCGCGGCGCTGGCGCGCCACCTCGCCGACCAGGCGTGCAGGAAGCACGGCTTCGCCCGGCTCGAGCTCTCGCCTCGGGCGGTACGCGCGGTCGAGACCGCCGAGTGGCCGGGCAACGTGCGTCAGCTGTCGAACGCCGTGGAGGCGGCGGCGATCCGCGCGAACGGCCAGCGCGCGCTGCGCATCGAGGTCTCCCATCTGTTTCCGGGCGCGGCGGGCGCGGAGCGCGACCTGGAGCCCGAGGCGACCACGTTCCAGGAGGCAACCCGCGAGTTCCAGCGCGCGCTGTTGCAGAAGACGCTGCGCGAGACGCACTGGAACGTGTCGGAGACGGCGCGGCGCCTGGATCTGGTTCGCTCGCACGTGTACACGCTGATGGACGCGTTCGGCATCGAGCGCGGGAAGTAG